A stretch of the Tistrella bauzanensis genome encodes the following:
- a CDS encoding MFS transporter yields the protein MPAAAPAAVPSDRVGGRVRLLLASLYTTQTLALMFFVAALIAILADGGADADRLTLVYMLGLVWPLKLLWAPVIDRWRLGRAGHYRGWAMVSQTGMVAVLVVMAGFDPLADFPVVYGLCLALALLSATQDVAADGLACRLLPPGARGPGNALQISGGLLGTMLGAGGVLVLYPYLGWVGAMALLAGVTAISLIQLALFREPDAALVVAAGLPWRARLARLSRAGARGGALGWGVLLLIWPVGAGMAYALIMPALVAAGWPLDRIGLVVNLAGPVAGIAGALLAGGLATRMGRRRALIMAAAVQLAGIAAVALPVVGTAPASAAAVAVCLYFLLYNPGATVMAMVMMDRASAARPATDYSVQSTLHAAMGMGSISAGAAIAAAAGPVAALWVAIAAGLLALLGSLVLYRQGGEADLVGDQPVGRRR from the coding sequence ATGCCTGCCGCCGCACCCGCCGCCGTGCCCTCCGATCGTGTCGGCGGGCGCGTGCGGCTGTTGCTCGCCAGTCTCTACACCACTCAGACGCTGGCGCTGATGTTCTTCGTGGCGGCGCTGATCGCCATTCTCGCCGATGGCGGCGCCGATGCAGACCGGTTGACCCTGGTCTATATGCTGGGGCTGGTCTGGCCGCTCAAGCTGCTCTGGGCGCCGGTGATCGACCGCTGGCGGCTGGGACGCGCCGGGCATTACCGCGGCTGGGCCATGGTCTCGCAGACGGGCATGGTCGCGGTGCTGGTGGTGATGGCCGGCTTCGACCCGCTCGCCGATTTTCCCGTGGTCTATGGCCTGTGTCTGGCGCTCGCCCTGCTCTCGGCCACGCAGGATGTGGCGGCGGATGGGCTTGCCTGCCGGCTGCTGCCGCCGGGCGCGCGCGGCCCCGGCAATGCGCTGCAGATTTCGGGCGGGCTGCTCGGCACCATGCTCGGCGCCGGCGGCGTGCTGGTGCTCTATCCGTATCTGGGCTGGGTGGGGGCAATGGCCCTGCTTGCCGGCGTCACCGCCATCAGCCTGATCCAGCTTGCGCTGTTCCGCGAACCGGATGCCGCCCTGGTCGTGGCCGCCGGGCTGCCCTGGCGGGCGCGGCTGGCAAGGCTCAGTCGGGCAGGTGCGCGTGGCGGGGCGCTGGGCTGGGGTGTCCTGCTGCTGATCTGGCCGGTGGGGGCGGGGATGGCCTATGCCCTGATCATGCCGGCGCTGGTCGCGGCCGGCTGGCCGCTGGACCGGATCGGGCTGGTGGTCAATCTGGCGGGGCCGGTCGCGGGCATCGCCGGTGCCCTGCTGGCCGGAGGGCTCGCCACGCGCATGGGCCGGCGGCGGGCGCTGATCATGGCTGCCGCCGTCCAGCTTGCCGGCATCGCCGCGGTGGCGTTGCCGGTTGTGGGCACGGCCCCGGCCAGTGCGGCGGCGGTGGCGGTCTGCCTGTATTTCCTGCTCTACAATCCCGGTGCCACGGTGATGGCGATGGTGATGATGGACCGTGCCTCGGCCGCACGGCCGGCGACCGATTACAGCGTGCAGTCGACGCTGCATGCCGCGATGGGCATGGGGTCGATTTCCGCAGGGGCCGCGATCGCGGCGGCGGCGGGGCCGGTGGCGGCATTGTGGGTCGCGATTGCCGCCGGCCTGCTGGCCCTGCTTGGCAGTCTGGTGCTGTATCGCCAGGGTGGTGAGGCCGATCTGGTGGGTGACCAGCCGGTGGGCAGGCGGCGATGA